The following coding sequences lie in one Labrus bergylta chromosome 13, fLabBer1.1, whole genome shotgun sequence genomic window:
- the prkra gene encoding interferon-inducible double-stranded RNA-dependent protein kinase activator A homolog — translation MSEEVSPSPALQSSSDTSLDTNPAQRTNPAKTPIQILHEYGTKSGNLPVYVMEKAEGEAHQPSFVFSVKMADVTCTGQGPSKKAAKHQAAEAALKILNIDAGEVNVPVKSESNGVAVETNNHPNSVGVLQELALQRGWRLPEYTVLKESGPPHKREFTVTCRMESLTEKAVGNSKKAAKKAAAEKMVEKLQSLSGCSEITWSPQPSVRFENLRNSQAEKITLLRRNPLSIPNTDYIQMMLELAKEQGFEVTYFDIDELTVNGQYQCLAELSTSPLTVCHGTGISCSNAHNDAAHSALQYIKIMASIK, via the exons ATGTCTGAAGAGGTTTCTCCATCACCTGCACTACAGTCCTCCTCTGACACCAG TCTGGATACAAATCCAGCGCAGAGGACAAACCCTGCAAAGACACCAATACAGATCCTGCATGAATATGGCACCAAAAGTGGGAACCTTCCTGTGTATGTGATGGAGAAGGCTGAAGGAGAGGCTCACCAGCCCAGCTTCGTCTTCAGTGTGAAAATGGCAGACGTCACCTGCACAG GTCAGGGTCCCAGTAAAAAGGCTGCTAAACACCAGGCTGCAGAGGCTGCCCTGAAGATTCTGAACATAGATGCTGGAGAAGT GAACGTTCCCGTGAAGTCTGAGAGTAACGGTGTGGCAGTAGAAACAAACAACCATCCTAACTCTGTGGGGGTGCTGCAG GAGTTAGCTTTGCAGAGAGGATGGCGTCTTCCTGAATACACGGTTCTAAAGGAGTCTGGTCCTCCACACAAGAGAGAATTCACTGTAACCTGTCGAATGGAGTCACTGACAGAGAAAG CTGTTGGAAATTCCAAAAAGGCCGCAAAGAAGgcagctgcagagaaaatggTGGAAAAGCTTCAGAGTCTGTCAGGCTGTTCTGAAATCACATGG agtcCTCAGCCCAGTGTTCGATTTGAGAACTTAAGAAATTCCCAAGCAGAGAAGATAACTCTGCTGAGGAGAAACCCGCTGAGCATTCCTAACACTGACTACATTCAGATGATGTTGGAGTTAGCCAAGGAGCAGGGCTTCGAGGTCACATACTTCGACATCG atGAGCTGACGGTGAACGGACAGTATCAGTGCCTGGCAGAGCTGTCCACCTCCCCGCTCACTGTTTGTCACGGCACAGGCATTTCCTGTAGCAACGCCCACAATGACGCGGCACACAGCGCGCTCCAGTACATCAAGATCATGGCCTCCATCAAGTAA
- the casp10 gene encoding caspase-8 — MDFQKLQLDVGKALSQEEVKALAFLCTDLLGLKVTSVGSASDLFSRMVEQDLLSAEKPHLLTELLLIIQRTRLIRDLRLTESTTKNLISSYRKLLYNLSEDITDANLKDIKFLLIGRLPRRQLEDNVTTLEVFLEMEHKDLINDTNLNLLEELLQRCCPVLTKEINRYKEQQASLHSSHIAQETGRPRSISCPPEPNQNQCLPFSHPERCRSTDFSDPPPLPESTMSPSNTSVDEYLSLSLSRLSTTRSSSPSSNVGSDASVISPSQLNENSSQQQTAQTTNTNTEDLGSYPMTAAKRGLCLIINNNNFSESKQRLQMREGTMVDEERLTKVFEWLAFHVVIERDCDRKKMLCLVQNLGKEDHHDVDCLVCCVLSHGEQDGVYGVDGLTVTLNELKEPFNGSKCPSLTEKPKLFFIQACQGVSRQEPVYIESDGHDSIPSEADFLLAMATVPSYVSFRERSNGTWFIQALCQNLIQMVPKGLDLMSILTKVNADVSRKTDNTGQKKQMPQPAFTLRKKVVFPIPKAPPPSLTSLINSHNK; from the exons atggacTTCCAGAAGCTCCAATTGGATGTAGGGAAGGCCCTGAGTCAGGAAGAGGTGAAAGCTTTAGCATTTCTTTGCACTGACCTCCTGGGCCTAAAAGTGACCTCAGTGGGGTCGGCCAGTGACCTCTTCTCTCGCATGGTGGAACAAGACCTCCTCTCTGCTGAGAAACCACACCTGCTGACCGAGCTTCTCCTCATCATTCAACGCACACGTCTGATCCGAGACCTCAGGCTTACCGAATCTACAACCAAGAACCTCATCTCTTCATACAG GAAGCTGCTCTACAACCTGTCTGAAGATATAACTGATGCTAACTTGAAAGACATAAAGTTCTTGTTGATAGGACGGCTTCCTCGTAGACAACTAGAGGACAACGTG ACTACTCTGGAGGTTTTCCTCGAGATGGAGCACAAGGACCTCATAAACGACACCAATCTAAACTTACTGGAGGAGTTGCTTCAGAGATGCTGTCCTGTATTGACTAAAGAGATCAACAGGTACAAAGAACAGCAGG CATCACTTCACAGCAGCCATATTGCTCAAGAAACAGGCCGACCCAGATCTATTTCTTGCCCTCCTGAGCCAAACCAGAACCAG TGCCTTCCATTTTCCCATCCTGAGAGGTGCAGGTCAACTGACTTTTCAG ATCCACCACCACTACCAGAG TCTACCATGAGTCCTTCCAACACGTCTGTGG ATGAATATCTGTCCCTGTCACTGAGCAGATTAAGCACTACAAGAAGCAGCTCCCCCTCCTCCAACG TGGGAAGTGATGCTTCTGTAATATCGCCATCTCAACTAAACGAGAACTCCTCtcaacaacagactgctcaaactacaaatacaaacacagag GATTTGGGATCATATCCCATGACTGCAGCGAAGAGAGGACTCTGTTTgataataaacaacaacaacttctcTGAATCCAAACAACGCCTCCAGATGCGAGAGGGGACCATGGTGGATGAAG AGCGCTTAACCAAAGTGTTCGAGTGGCTCGCCTTCCATGTGGTGATAGAGAGGGACTGTGATCGAAAGAAGATGCTGTGTCTGGTTCAGAACCTTGGCAAAGAAGACCACCATGACGTGGACTGTCTGGTGTGCTGCGTGCTGAGCCACGGCGAGCAGGATGGCGTGTACGGTGTGGACGGACTCACCGTAACTCTGAACGAGCTGAAGGAACCTTTCAATGGGTCAAAGTGCCCCTCTTTGACAGAAAAACCCAAGCTGTTCTTCATCCAGGCCTGTCAGGGCGTGAGCCGGCAGGAGCCCGTCTACATCGAGTCTGATGGCCATGACTCCATCCCATCTGAAGCAGACTTCCTGCTGGCCATGGCCACTGTGCCTTCTTATGTGTCTTTCAGAGAGAGGTCAAATGGCACATGGTTCATTCAGGCTTTGTGCCAAAACCTCATCCAGATGGTGCCAAA GGGACTCGACCTCATGTCTATCCTGACAAAGGTGAATGCAGATGTGAGCAGAAAGACTGACAACACTGGCCAGAAAAAGCAGATGCCTCAACCTGCCTTTACACTTCGGAAGAAAGTGGTCTTTCCAATCCCCAAAGCCCCTCCTCCCAGCCTCACCAGTTTGATCAACTCACACAACAAATGa
- the LOC109984333 gene encoding protein FAM237A produces the protein MAPVLLNIHLLIVFVLSCARAVPLHGQKGAQVAQVDPLTVPRANPQCWDSSSALLLEMRSPRIADTVPAFWDLMVTLRTSDNSRHTALFWDLARVFWDLYLDCVLSRSHGLGRRHVTAVHSLITDKSFRFNRFGSNSWAWLSVRVRCRGHIKTLKIKPKSNTHFHK, from the exons ATGGCCCCGGTACTCCTCAACATACACCTGCTTATAGTGTTTGTGCTGAGTTGTGCGCGTGCCGTCCCGCTGCATGGTCAGAAAGGGGCTCAGGTGGCTCAGGTGGACCCCTTGACGGTCCCCCGGGCGAACCCGCAGTGCTGGGACTCTTCCTCGGCTCTGCTGCTGGAGATGCGCTCCCCGAGGATCGCTGACACGGTGCCCGCCTTCTGGGACCTGATGGTGACCCTCAGGACGTCAGACAACAGCAGACACACGGCTCTGTTCTGGGACCTGGCTCGGGTCTTCTGGGACCTTTATCTGGACTGCGTGCTGTCCAGGAGTCACGGCCTGGGGCGGAGACACGTGACCGCGGTACACTCTCTTATAACTGACA AGTCCTTCAGATTCAACAGGTTCGGATCAAACTCGTGGGCGTGGCTCAGTGTCAGAGTGAGGTGTAGAGGACACATCAAGACCCTGAAGATCAAAcccaaatcaaacacacactttcacaaatAA